TAAAATATCCCACAagccaacacccccccccccgttattTCCATCTCCGCAATGTCTTTCCAAGAGTGCTAGGCTTTTACTTGAAACGAGCGAATAATGTCGTATGTTATAGGAAATATCAGAGCTAAATAGGAGGTACTGTGCTCATCCCTCCACGATTTCATCCCAAAATGTAGCTGGTCATTCAaggagaataaaaaataaaattttaatcACTTTCCTAATCTAATGATCCTTGACAAGAAATACTATTTCATAAACAGTTCCGGAGTGACTGGACTGGTTCGGGGATATCTCGGAATCGACACAGCAGGATGTTCTTCATAACCCTACGGAAGGCTGGCATGGTCCAAGCGTACAAGATCGGGTTGATGCAGCTGTTCGCCACGACCAGGAGGTTGGCCCAAGGAATGGCGGGGTCGCTGTTTGGTATCATCATGCAGAGAGCAAAAGGGAACATGCAGACAAAGAATGTGAACACCACCAGCACCAGGCGTTTCGTGACGGCGATGTGATGGTGAGGTTCGCTCCGCGACGATTTTCTAGAAAGGCTAGAAGAACATTTGCTGAGCCGAGGCTCAGGAGGACTTGACTGGCTCGGAGACACATCTACTGGATGTGAGCAGCAGGCTTTGCCTTTTCGTGGAGATGGCGAACTCCTCTCTGATTGATGAGATTCTGATTTTTCGATCGACATGTCTGACTTCTCTTCAAAGTACGCTGAATTGCAGCAGACATGAGAATGCGAAATATTACCTGAACCAGGCTGCACAGCAATGATGTTTTCGTTGTCCTTACAATCATTATTTGAGTAGGCATCAGACTTCCTGGAGGTTCTGTTCACATGTTCAACTTTGCCGTCGGAACATCGACCCCCATTATCGTCTGATGCATTTAATCTTTTTTGCATGAATTTGTTGTGGCGTTCGATGAACCTAAATATTCGGAGGTAGATGATGACAATCGCGAAAAACACTGGCATTATTACTCCAAAGGCTGCAATCAGGCTGTAGTAATCAGAGTTCGGAAGAGTTGTGTCCTGCTGGCAGGTCTTATAATTCTCCGAGTAGCCAAGATGGACAAGCCCGGCTGCGTGAGGGATGATGACCAGAAGAAATGGATACACCCATGAAACGGTGACCATGATGCAGATGTTACGTAATCTGTAATGAACGCAGAAGTCGTAGGGTGAATGCGTCAAGTGATACCACCTGCAGTTTGCGATGAGTGCGAGGGTGACGAGGCTAGTACCGAGACAAGTCAGTGTCACCGTTCCCGTCACGGTGCACAGCCAGTCGACAAGAGGCCAACCGTCCCGGGCCAACATCGCCACGATTTCGAAAGGAAGAAAGAGGCATGTCACGAAATCGGCAACGCTGAGATTGACCACGAACCAGTTCGTCGGCGATCGCAGCTTCCGTGAGCACAAGATCGACATCACGACGAGGCCGTTTCCAATGATTCCGACGGTAGTCACAATGCAGAGGGCAATTGCTATGACAACACGCTGAGGATAATTTTCGAACACATACAATTCTTCAGTCGCACTGGAGATAGTAGAATAGAGTAAAATACCAGCAGTTTCCATTGGTGCGAAACTTCCGCTCATCATTAATGTCCTCATATGCCCCTGACTGTGAAAAACGAACCGTTGAGATAGTCCCTCAGGTTATAAACAAATTTCTTGATTAAATGACATTGTTAAGATTATCTACGGCATGAATATCTCCACCTAGTGGCTATGAGAAACTTTGAAGACGGTATGTCCGCTTTTTATAAACTAAATTCTTTCCACCACACCAACCAATAGATGTCAATACCACCAAAATGATTCCAGCATGATCTTGTCCTAAATGAACGCATAGTGGTGACAAGGTTTCTTTCAGGGTATCATCAGGAGGAGATAAATGAAATGTTCGTTCACTAATTGACAGATTTAACGATCAATTTGTTAGGTAAACGATGCAGACTAGCAGTGAAAAATACCCCTACTGATAGTTAATCATCAATGAAAGGCAGGAAGAATTCATCTCCCATGTCTATATCACGCCAGTTTCACATGGCAATCATGCACCATCTTCATAAGAAATTCTAGGATTCTGTTGACATTGCTTCTATACTTTCAAGCACATGTTTAACTGTGGTCAGAAAAATGCACTGCAACGATAATATATTTCCAAAACCAATACGGAAAAATAGTAGGAATGAAATGTGAAAACGGGTTTTCAACTGCTAAAGTTTTAAAACTTACTGTAAACATAATGAAGGTTTTGGCAGACCATCACTATTGCATTTCACTCGTGATACAGATTAAAAATTAGTACCGACTGTTCCATGGCATAATTCCTTTCGGTACAATATCTCACAATGGCCGATTTAGGTG
Above is a window of Diadema setosum chromosome 4, eeDiaSeto1, whole genome shotgun sequence DNA encoding:
- the LOC140227618 gene encoding 5-hydroxytryptamine receptor 1A-like, producing the protein METAGILLYSTISSATEELYVFENYPQRVVIAIALCIVTTVGIIGNGLVVMSILCSRKLRSPTNWFVVNLSVADFVTCLFLPFEIVAMLARDGWPLVDWLCTVTGTVTLTCLGTSLVTLALIANCRWYHLTHSPYDFCVHYRLRNICIMVTVSWVYPFLLVIIPHAAGLVHLGYSENYKTCQQDTTLPNSDYYSLIAAFGVIMPVFFAIVIIYLRIFRFIERHNKFMQKRLNASDDNGGRCSDGKVEHVNRTSRKSDAYSNNDCKDNENIIAVQPGSGNISHSHVCCNSAYFEEKSDMSIEKSESHQSERSSPSPRKGKACCSHPVDVSPSQSSPPEPRLSKCSSSLSRKSSRSEPHHHIAVTKRLVLVVFTFFVCMFPFALCMMIPNSDPAIPWANLLVVANSCINPILYAWTMPAFRRVMKNILLCRFRDIPEPVQSLRNCL